One window of the Flexivirga oryzae genome contains the following:
- a CDS encoding glyoxalase superfamily protein, translating into MITIEEAKRLARELRGGPVSHSQVLEAAAHAAGFRDWNTFAALGRPNSAETETAHEQLVVPILRVFDHRLAREFYCEFLEFEWEWDQQYEPDLPVYAQVTRGAAALHLSEHHGDATPGSGVLIVEQDLADYHAKLLAKRHRNARPGIQHNPWGDTMTIADPFGNRLVFWQRTPAADA; encoded by the coding sequence GTGATCACCATAGAAGAAGCCAAGCGGCTCGCGCGTGAGTTGCGTGGAGGACCGGTCAGTCATTCCCAGGTGCTGGAGGCGGCCGCACATGCGGCCGGATTCCGCGACTGGAACACGTTCGCAGCGCTCGGCCGGCCGAACTCGGCCGAGACGGAGACCGCTCACGAGCAGCTGGTCGTGCCGATCCTGCGGGTCTTCGACCATCGCCTCGCTCGCGAGTTCTACTGCGAGTTCCTGGAGTTCGAGTGGGAGTGGGACCAACAGTACGAGCCCGACCTGCCCGTCTACGCGCAGGTGACGCGCGGCGCCGCGGCGCTCCACCTGTCGGAGCACCACGGCGACGCGACACCCGGCTCGGGCGTGCTGATCGTCGAGCAGGATCTGGCGGACTACCACGCGAAGCTGCTCGCGAAGCGGCACCGCAACGCGCGACCCGGCATCCAGCACAACCCCTGGGGCGACACGATGACCATCGCCGACCCGTTCGGGAACAGGTTGGTCTTCTGGCAGCGGACACCCGCAGCTGACGCCTAG